The Nitrospirae bacterium CG2_30_53_67 genome segment CATGAAGAACGGTCAAACCGCCTACTCCGGAATCAAAGATGCCTATCGGACGGTCCAACTTAGTCTCCTGCCTTAAGATCCGGTAAAGGGGCGCGGATATCCATGTGGCCGAAGAAGGTCTCGGCCTCCATGCCGTTCAGCAGGACCTTTATCTTCTCAATTTCAGGAAAGTTCTTCATCAAAGAGGACTGAATGGAGGAGAGAGCAAGATATTCCATCAAACATCCTGCGGAACCTGCCTTGGATGCCGGGATCTGAAAATCCAGATAGACGCACCCGCCGGAGAGATAGAGTTCCCTGAGCATGATCCCCTCCGGAAAGACCGGAAGCAGGGAATCGGACCGGGGGCCTCTCAAAAGGAGGACCAGAACCTGCCGCATGCGGTCCACAGGGTCCTTGGACTTGTAGATCACGCCGTTCTCCCCCTTGAGTACGAGGTCTCGGCCCGGGAAAAAGAGCTGGATGGGCATACGCTCCATATCCTCGCTATAAAGAGAAAAACCGGGCATATAGACACTCTCCACCTTGTCTTTCTTCGGCGCATGGGTTTTCTGCAGAACCAGATAGAAAGCCCCGGCTGCGGCAAGGATCAGGACAAGAACCGTCCAGAACCTGGAAAATCTGAAACCCGGTTTCTCCTGTTCATTCATGGCCTGCTCCTGAACCTGCCTGTTTTACAAAGAGCCGAATCCCTTCATAGATGGCATTCGCGATCTCTTCCCGGAAATCTTCTTTGCTGAGCATCCCTTCCTGTACCGGATTGGTCAGGGCTGCAGGCTCGATCAAGACCGCAGGCATGTCCAGGGCGGCAAAGGGATAGACGGGAACGGCATGGACTCCGAGGTCAATTTGTCCGGAGAAGCGCTGGATCCATACCTGGTGAAGGGTATCGGCCAAGCGCCGGCTCTCTTTGATGTAGGGAGCCTGCTGCCGATCCCAGATGGAAAGTTTACTTTCCGGATGATCCTCAGAGGAAGCCCTCAGATAGGCCTGGTCGATATAGAAGAGTCCGAATCCCTGGGTCGTTTGATCCGGAAAACCGGAGAGATGGATGCTGACATAGAGCGTTCCCCGGTTATTGTCCGCCAGAGAGGCCCGCTCAGTCAGGGTGAGCGCTTCATCCCTGGAACGGGTCAGGAAGGTCCGATACCCCAGACCTTTGTCAATCAGACTTTTGACCTTACCCGCGAGGTCCAGACAGACCTCTTTCTCGGTCAGCCCGCCCGGTCCCACCACTCCCGTGTCCTGGCCGCCGTGGCCGGCATCGATGACGATCACCAGATCCTGCTCGGACAAGGTATATCCCTCAGGCGGAAACATCGTCATCCATATCAAGACGAGGAGTAAGAACGGATAGCAGATCTTTATTCCACGGCTTCTTTCTTGCATGCGGCAATCCACTCCTGCAACCCGACAAATCCCTCTTTAAAAGTGATTGATCATAGTGCAATTGAGGAAGGTTGTCAAATGGATGGAGCAAGATAATTCTTGACTCAGGATCGGAAAATCATTAGTATAATTAAATTTTATCACAAATCAAGGAGGCATCCGTGATTCGGATGGACGGCAGGACAAAAGATGCCTTAAGATCGGTCAAGATAACCCGCAGATTCATCCGGCATGCGGAAGGATCGGTGCTGATCGAGATGGGTGAGACCCGCGTGGTCTGCACGGCCACGGTGGAGTCCAGGGTCCCTCCGTTCATCAAGGATTCCGGACGAGGCTGGGTCACGGCGGAATACGGTATGCTTCCCCGGTCGGCTCACGAGCGGATCGTACGGGAGTCCGCCAAGGGGAAGGTCGGCGGCAGGACCCATGAGATCCAGCGTCTGATCGGCAGGTCCATGCGCTCCGTGGTGGATATGAGCGCCATTCCCGAACGGACCATCCTGCTGGACTGCGACGTCCTCCAGGCCGACGGCGGCACCCGGACGGCTTCG includes the following:
- a CDS encoding ribonuclease PH, whose translation is MRMDGRTKDALRSVKITRRFIRHAEGSVLIEMGETRVVCTATVESRVPPFIKDSGRGWVTAEYGMLPRSAHERIVRESAKGKVGGRTHEIQRLIGRSMRSVVDMSAIPERTILLDCDVLQADGGTRTASITGSFIALVDALDWMNRGGLIRKIPVGDYLAAVSVGILDGEVILDLCYDEDSKVQVDMNIVMTGSGRFIEIQGTAEGNPYTRRELDEMLSYAEKGIRELIGIQKESIGEILHLS